A single region of the Lysinibacillus sp. B2A1 genome encodes:
- a CDS encoding penicillin-binding protein, translating to MIDIKERMKNYHIIGLSLVTIDNGHINKTKHYGFMEAGANRPITDQSLFNACSISKFFTSILVLKLVEQGVLDLDEDVNSSLTSWQIPDNEYTSLKKVTLRSLLCHQSGIVDPEESFLPVKDSQKIPSMFELLNGKTSFCSTPIEVTSKPESEFHYSDAGFCIIQLLIEDTTGKPFYKLMDELIFKPLHMTNSIFANNLTSSNMNNLACGHQNEALITGKYSIYPYPAACGLWTSASDLAILLQEVLNAVKGQSKIGFSTTYIKELFKPQGCVEWTGLGVFLDGQEELLEFSSLGWGVGFQCMLVAYPYLEKGLIIMTNTDTGIHQMKGIMGEIYQSFIK from the coding sequence ATGATCGATATAAAAGAGCGTATGAAGAATTACCATATTATAGGACTAAGTCTTGTAACAATTGATAATGGACATATTAATAAGACAAAGCACTATGGCTTTATGGAGGCAGGAGCAAATCGTCCAATTACTGACCAATCGCTTTTCAATGCTTGCTCTATTAGTAAATTTTTCACAAGCATATTAGTGCTGAAATTGGTGGAGCAAGGGGTTTTGGACTTAGATGAAGATGTTAATAGCAGTCTTACGTCATGGCAAATACCTGATAATGAATACACCAGTCTAAAAAAAGTAACGCTACGAAGCCTGCTTTGTCATCAGTCTGGTATAGTTGACCCTGAGGAGAGCTTTTTGCCAGTAAAAGATTCGCAGAAAATTCCTTCAATGTTTGAACTATTAAATGGAAAAACATCTTTTTGCTCAACGCCAATAGAGGTTACCTCTAAGCCTGAAAGTGAATTTCACTACTCAGATGCAGGCTTTTGTATCATTCAATTATTGATAGAGGACACAACAGGCAAGCCATTTTATAAGCTGATGGATGAGCTTATATTTAAGCCATTGCACATGACAAACAGCATATTTGCTAATAATTTAACTTCGTCGAACATGAACAATCTTGCTTGTGGTCATCAAAATGAGGCTCTTATTACTGGGAAATATTCTATTTATCCGTATCCTGCAGCTTGTGGACTATGGACTTCCGCTTCTGATTTAGCCATTTTATTACAGGAAGTTCTAAACGCTGTAAAAGGGCAAAGCAAAATAGGATTTTCTACTACATACATAAAAGAACTGTTTAAGCCACAGGGATGTGTAGAATGGACAGGCCTTGGAGTATTTCTCGATGGTCAGGAGGAGTTGCTTGAATTCTCCTCACTTGGCTGGGGAGTTGGTTTTCAATGCATGCTGGTAGCCTATCCATATTTAGAAAAAGGTTTAATCATTATGACGAATACAGATACAGGAATACATCAAATGAAGGGAATCATGGGAGAAATCTATCAATCCTTTATAAAATAA
- a CDS encoding MBL fold metallo-hydrolase: protein MSRVQQIAPNFFCIDTHDLNREQRTSSYLLIDEKIALIETSASPSVPYILDGLDKLNIALEDIDYVIVTHIHLDHAGGAGLFLQSCPNATFVVHPRGVSHMVDPSRLIASAKSVYGEEFERLFDPIVPIDAKRIVEIGHEQELALGQHKLTFFHTEGHAKHHVSMLYSATNGLFVGDTTGVRYPEMNGEAIDLIIPSTSPNQYNPETMEQSIQLYESLNASELYFGHYGAYKNPKEAYRQVRYWTPLFLAEGKKASEISSIFQEQVHYLDARLKELLFSYLQENGIPASHPVYETIPFDTIVSSMGILDYLEKVKAQQS from the coding sequence TTGTCTAGAGTCCAACAGATAGCACCAAATTTTTTTTGTATTGATACACATGATTTAAATCGTGAACAGCGTACAAGCTCTTATTTATTGATTGATGAAAAAATTGCACTAATTGAAACATCTGCCAGCCCGTCTGTACCATATATATTAGACGGGTTAGATAAATTAAATATAGCATTAGAGGATATCGACTATGTAATCGTCACACATATCCATTTAGATCATGCTGGCGGAGCAGGGTTATTTTTACAAAGCTGTCCAAATGCCACATTCGTAGTGCATCCTCGAGGTGTATCACATATGGTTGATCCTAGTCGGCTAATTGCAAGTGCAAAGAGTGTCTATGGGGAGGAATTTGAGCGTCTTTTCGACCCAATTGTCCCAATTGATGCCAAGCGAATAGTAGAAATTGGACATGAACAGGAATTAGCATTGGGACAGCACAAGCTAACTTTCTTTCATACAGAGGGTCATGCAAAACATCATGTTTCCATGCTTTATTCCGCAACAAACGGTCTGTTTGTAGGCGACACAACTGGAGTCCGTTATCCTGAAATGAATGGTGAAGCGATTGATTTAATTATCCCATCAACCTCTCCTAATCAGTACAACCCTGAGACAATGGAGCAGTCCATCCAGCTATATGAAAGTCTGAATGCCAGTGAATTATATTTCGGACACTATGGTGCATATAAAAATCCAAAGGAAGCCTATCGTCAAGTACGCTACTGGACACCGCTCTTTTTAGCTGAGGGGAAAAAGGCAAGTGAGATATCAAGTATTTTCCAAGAACAAGTCCATTATTTAGATGCACGTTTAAAAGAGCTTTTATTTAGCTATTTACAGGAAAACGGCATACCAGCAAGTCATCCAGTCTACGAAACAATTCCGTTTGATACAATTGTTTCCTCAATGGGTATTCTGGATTACCTAGAAAAAGTAAAAGCACAACAGTCCTAA
- a CDS encoding Ku protein translates to MHTVWKGSISFGLVNIPVKLHAATENKDIKLRQLHKECHTPISYKKVCEGCNQEVKEEDIVKAYEYAKNKFVVLDQEELENLRKENEDKAVEIIDFVKLTEIDPIYFERTYFLSPDTTGSKAYALLRQTLEQSGKIGVAKIIIRSKEQLAIVRVYQNSLVMETIHYPDEVRSVSDVPNIPSEQTVVPKELDTALMLVDQLTTEFNPDKYTDDYRNALMELIEEKKATNTISASDKRPVPDNVTDLMTALQASLDKTKKPAPRKRTTRTKKNA, encoded by the coding sequence ATGCATACAGTTTGGAAAGGCAGCATTTCATTTGGTCTTGTCAATATACCAGTGAAACTACATGCTGCAACGGAAAATAAAGATATTAAATTACGCCAACTTCATAAAGAATGTCATACACCTATCAGCTATAAAAAGGTTTGTGAGGGCTGTAATCAAGAGGTAAAAGAAGAAGATATCGTCAAGGCCTATGAATATGCCAAAAATAAGTTTGTTGTATTAGATCAAGAAGAGTTAGAAAACTTACGCAAGGAAAACGAAGATAAGGCCGTTGAAATTATTGATTTTGTCAAATTAACGGAGATTGATCCGATTTATTTTGAACGCACTTATTTTTTATCACCGGATACTACTGGCAGTAAGGCCTATGCGCTATTACGTCAAACATTGGAGCAATCCGGCAAGATTGGTGTAGCCAAAATTATTATTCGCTCCAAGGAACAGTTAGCCATTGTGCGTGTTTATCAAAATTCCTTAGTAATGGAAACTATCCATTATCCTGATGAGGTCAGAAGTGTAAGCGATGTACCGAATATTCCTAGTGAACAAACAGTTGTCCCAAAAGAGCTGGATACGGCCCTAATGCTAGTAGATCAATTAACTACAGAGTTTAATCCTGATAAATACACAGATGACTATCGAAATGCCTTAATGGAGCTAATAGAGGAGAAAAAAGCGACGAATACAATCTCAGCGAGCGATAAACGTCCAGTGCCTGATAATGTTACAGACCTTATGACAGCACTTCAGGCCTCACTAGATAAAACAAAGAAACCTGCACCGAGGAAACGTACGACAAGAACAAAGAAAAATGCTTAA
- the ligD gene encoding DNA ligase D — translation MKPMLLTEALDIPKGDDWLYEIKYDGFRCLLEWDEQPMLISRNGNSLNHLFPEIIAFCQHISDQVKPYLPLLFDGELVYLINNYNSEFSIVQKRGRMQNAEVISEHANSFSVHFIVFDLLTYQGESLTNRYLKTRKQQLTKLFTTLELPLAINYEDQHRLQLIASTEQCKALWHAIKVNNGEGMVAKKKSSKWLEDTRSSHWLKIKNWHFVTVIVTHYNHGNGYFHGSVYLQQQLVEVVTFRHGMMEDEHKTLVAFFQANGRQNNDIWQLEPSICVDIACIDFDGTKLREPRFSKFRLELAPEDCQWQQMLRQLFPIPETVSITHPDKPVWPAIGVNKDNYLYYLQLISPHILPFLRNRPLTLIRFPHGVPGDSFYQKSSPEKIPEFVSTEWMDEINYLVCNNLETLLWLGNQLALELHIPFQTMQTIHPTEIVFDLDPPSVEYFSLAIKGALDLKEIIDYFRLQSFIKTSGGKGLQLYIPLPENVFSYDEVRIFTEFVCKFLCEQKPDLYTIERLKKNRHQKLYLDYIQHAEGKTIIAPYSTRGNERGLVATPLYWEEVQPQLIPDLFTIPAVLERMKKVENPFKHFRQIGENQDFQSVLDYLKNLY, via the coding sequence TTGAAACCAATGCTTTTAACAGAGGCACTTGATATACCTAAGGGAGATGATTGGCTTTATGAAATAAAATATGATGGTTTTAGATGTCTATTAGAATGGGACGAACAGCCAATGCTCATAAGCAGAAATGGCAATAGCTTAAATCATTTATTTCCCGAGATTATTGCTTTTTGTCAGCACATTTCAGACCAAGTGAAGCCTTATTTGCCATTACTATTTGATGGGGAGCTAGTTTATTTAATCAATAATTATAACAGTGAATTTTCGATTGTCCAAAAAAGAGGGAGGATGCAAAACGCAGAGGTAATTTCTGAACATGCTAACTCGTTTTCTGTTCATTTTATTGTGTTTGATTTACTTACCTATCAAGGCGAGTCACTAACAAATCGCTATTTAAAAACACGAAAACAACAGCTTACTAAACTTTTTACGACTTTAGAGCTTCCCTTAGCAATTAACTATGAAGATCAGCATCGATTACAATTAATCGCTAGTACTGAGCAATGCAAGGCTCTTTGGCATGCCATAAAAGTGAACAATGGTGAGGGCATGGTCGCTAAGAAAAAATCGAGTAAATGGTTGGAGGATACACGTTCTTCACATTGGCTAAAAATCAAAAATTGGCATTTTGTGACCGTTATCGTTACACATTATAATCATGGCAATGGTTATTTTCATGGGTCAGTGTATCTACAGCAACAATTAGTAGAGGTTGTCACCTTTAGACATGGCATGATGGAGGATGAACATAAGACCCTCGTTGCTTTTTTTCAAGCAAATGGTCGACAAAATAATGACATATGGCAGTTAGAGCCTTCTATTTGTGTTGATATCGCTTGTATTGATTTTGATGGCACTAAGCTACGAGAACCAAGATTCTCTAAATTTCGCTTAGAGCTTGCACCAGAAGATTGTCAGTGGCAGCAAATGCTTCGACAGTTGTTTCCTATACCAGAGACAGTAAGTATTACGCATCCAGATAAGCCTGTATGGCCAGCGATTGGGGTTAACAAGGATAATTATTTGTACTATTTACAATTGATTTCACCACATATTTTACCTTTTCTGCGGAATCGCCCGCTAACATTAATTCGTTTTCCACATGGGGTTCCTGGTGACAGTTTCTATCAGAAGAGTAGTCCTGAGAAAATACCTGAATTTGTGTCAACAGAGTGGATGGATGAAATTAATTATCTAGTATGTAATAATCTAGAAACTTTATTATGGCTCGGCAATCAACTTGCGTTAGAATTACACATTCCATTTCAAACAATGCAGACAATACATCCGACTGAGATTGTCTTTGATTTAGATCCTCCTTCAGTGGAGTATTTTTCATTGGCCATTAAGGGAGCACTTGATTTAAAGGAAATCATTGACTATTTTAGACTACAATCTTTTATTAAAACATCAGGAGGCAAGGGCTTACAGCTTTATATTCCATTACCTGAAAACGTATTTTCCTATGATGAAGTGAGAATATTTACTGAATTTGTCTGTAAGTTTCTATGTGAGCAAAAACCGGATTTATATACGATAGAGCGATTAAAGAAAAATAGACATCAAAAATTGTATTTGGATTATATACAGCATGCGGAAGGAAAGACCATTATCGCTCCCTATTCCACACGTGGGAATGAACGGGGGCTAGTAGCAACACCATTATATTGGGAAGAAGTTCAGCCACAGCTAATACCAGATCTCTTTACAATTCCTGCTGTGTTGGAGCGTATGAAAAAAGTAGAGAACCCTTTTAAGCATTTTCGTCAGATAGGGGAGAATCAGGATTTTCAATCAGTTTTAGATTATTTAAAAAATTTATACTGA